In the Candidatus Izemoplasmatales bacterium genome, GGGTAAAAATACTTGCGCGCGAAAATATTGTGATTCATTAGTTTTTCATATATGTAATCTCTAGAACACCAGAACTCATCAAATAAAACCGGAAAATATGCATAATTACTTCGCACACCCGCTTGAATCGGACTTATAGTCAAGCCCTTAACACCACGCAATCTATCAAGATACCTTTCATAAACGATTTTTCTTTTCCCGATTTCTGTATCAACGTGTCGTAAATTACATAAACCCATTGCCGCTTGAAATTCATTCATTTTGCCATTTCCACCTACATAATCGACAGAATCAACACCTGTCAACCCGAAGTTCTTAAGACTATTAAGTGGTTTCGATAAGGCGGAATCTTGATAAGTTACTGCCCCCCCCTCGATTGTATTAAATACCTTCGTCGCGTGGAAACTAAACATCGATGCGTCTCCAAAATTGGCGATATTAATATCTTCAAAGGAAGAACCAAAGGCATGTGCAGCATCATATATTGTAACTAAGCGGTTTTTTTTTGCTATGCGTTCAATTTCATGAACATTACAGATGTTTCCATATACGTGAACTGGAATTATTGCAGACGTCTTATTAGTTATCAAATCTTCAATTTTCGATGTATCAATAGTGTAGTCTTGACGATTAATGTCACAAAAAATCGGTGTTAATCCATTTCTCACAATCGCTTGAGTTGTGGATGCGAAAGTATAGGGAGTTGTGATGATTTCCCCAGTCAAACCTAAAGCTACAATCGCAGACTCTAGTGCAATATGTCCATTTGTAAACAATGTGATATTCGGTGTGTGTAGATATTCTTTCAAATTCTTC is a window encoding:
- a CDS encoding DegT/DnrJ/EryC1/StrS family aminotransferase, which encodes MDNRIFVTRSSMPNAQEYFDEIADIWDSHILTNMGVKHQMLEKNLKEYLHTPNITLFTNGHIALESAIVALGLTGEIITTPYTFASTTQAIVRNGLTPIFCDINRQDYTIDTSKIEDLITNKTSAIIPVHVYGNICNVHEIERIAKKNRLVTIYDAAHAFGSSFEDINIANFGDASMFSFHATKVFNTIEGGAVTYQDSALSKPLNSLKNFGLTGVDSVDYVGGNGKMNEFQAAMGLCNLRHVDTEIGKRKIVYERYLDRLRGVKGLTISPIQAGVRSNYAYFPVLFDEFWCSRDYIYEKLMNHNIFARKYFYPTTNSFRCYEGKFSCGQTPIANYVSRNILTFPLYADLCLEDVDMICDIVLGEEK